In the genome of Poecilia reticulata strain Guanapo linkage group LG16, Guppy_female_1.0+MT, whole genome shotgun sequence, one region contains:
- the nbn gene encoding nibrin: MWILTPKQPGGETFYLLPGKEYVVGRKNCDILLASDQSISRSHAQLTVIDLTLTLKDTSKYGTFVNGQQLTAPVELSSGDNVAFGVFHSKFSVVFLEKPVVCSSCLDVAGKTSLSQALSALGGKLVSSWTPDCTHLAMPTVKVTIKTISALLCGRPIVKPEYFSDLSRAVQQKSAPPKPESFVPEIDEPSLSKEDVKLATTPARKRLFTGKTFVFLTSKQLKRLGAAVNFGGGSSRLLEEGSLPRDLLESPHSCVVEVTTGSSQTLLPPSATEWANAVKNITHRKGLRVITESEIGLAAIYASCDKYCNPSCLIIDSDPVQKVKPRIPSASLSQSVTVDETVLPAASQNITAYAVNTETSQRMEACHMTGLAVVGETPEQKQKAAQLPRSIATVQKSTSELIVKDTMSSSFSAADNSDSQRRKPDPKPKVPGFGNTNSRPPPAAPKTNGSSRTFLHTQSSQKQKTSPQTSPQKQSTLTNFFQPVNKKRPIEEESSDVMSAPKRPAPESSVSSKNTNSLRVSKKMPSLPLEGPSAVSETPLESASDLFSGRAEHLEEEPRSRKRKEMEEEVIKLEELESIMSEDMDYLDDESPSGHGQKEKVAVRRGLAKQMQSSHTLESSAKKQRVHQEQTAGAGQRPGLGLDKERSQQNLGEQSDRHDVSNKTDNNISPNHDSSRPPKTPVATATEEKKVFEDDDASFIEDVELLQVDIPQPAEETKASVKPVQIKEEVKESKIDEDVPKKLLMVEFRSLTVTAPSKPKPKQPQNNGHAKNFKCFRKKHLPGAEGFPHIIGGSDLLVHNRGTNSDLDEWLKGAAEGERQNKREEMMGDDLFRYNPTKLTKRR; encoded by the exons ATGTGGATTCTGACTCCTAAGCAGCCCGGAG GTGAGACGTTCTATCTCCTCCCTGGTAAAGAATACGTTGTTGGTCGGAAAAACTGTGACATCCTTCTTGCCAGTGACCAGTCCATCAGCAGGTCTCATGCTCAGCTCACTGTGATCGATCTG ACCCTGACACTGAAAGACACGTCCAAATACGGCACCTTTGTCAACGGCCAGCAGCTGACGGCGCCTGTTGAGCTGTCGTCAGGGGACAACGTCGCCTTTGGTGTTTTTCACAGTAAGTTCAGTGTGGTGTTCCTGGAGAAACCGGTGGTGTGCTCGTCATGTTTGGACGTCGCTGGGAAGACGTCGCTCTCTCAGGCCCTTTCAGCTCTGGGTGGGAAGCTGGTGAGCAGCTGGACTCCGGACTGCACCCATCTGGCCATGCCAACTGTCAAAGTCACCATAAAG ACgatctctgctctgctgtgtggTCGTCCCATTGTGAAGCCCGAGTATTTCTCAGATCTCAGCAGAGCTGTGCAGCAGAAATCAGCTCCTCCCAAACCAGAGAG TTTTGTCCCTGAAATCGATGAGCCCAGTTTGAGTAAAGAGGATGTTAAGCTTGCAACCACACCGGCTCGGAAACGGCTTTTTACTGGAAAGACCTTCGTTTTCCTCACATCCAaacag CTGAAGCGGCTCGGCGCTGCGGTGAATTTTGGCGGAGGCAGCAGTCGGCTGCTGGAGGAGGGCTCCCTCCCCCGCGACCTGCTGGAGTCTCCTCACAGCTGCGTGGTTGAGGTTACCACTGGCAGCTCCCAAACTCTGCTCCCTCCTTCAGCCACAGAGTGGGCAAATGCTGTGAAGAACATCACCCACAG GAAAGGTCTTCGAGTCATCACAGAGTCGGAGATTGGTCTGGCTGCCATCTACGCGTCTTGTGACAAGTACTGCAATCCGTCCTGCCTGATCATAGACTCAG atcctgtacaaaaagtaaaacccaGAATTCCCAGTGCGTCGCTGTCACAGAGCGTGACAGTGGATGAAACTGTGCTACCCGCAGCATCTCAGAACATCACCGCTTACGCTGTCAACACGGAGACGTCACAAAG GATGGAGGCTTGTCATATGACTGGACTTGCAGTCGTCGGGGAAACTCCTGAGCAGAAGCAGAAAGCAGCTCAGTTACCCAGATCAATAGCAACCGTTCAGAAATCAACCAGCGAGTTGATAGTGAAGGACACGATGAGCTCGTCTTTCAGCGCGGCCGACAACTCAGACTCACAGAGGAGGAAACCTGACCCCAAACCAAAAG TTCCAGGTTTTGGGAACACCAACTCTAGACCCCCGCCGGCTGCTCCTAAGACCAATGGAAGCAGCAGGACCTTCCTTCACACACAATCctctcagaaacagaaaacgtCTCCACAAACCTCCCCGCAGAAACAGTCGACTTTGACCAACTTCTTTCAGCCTGTCAACAAGAAACG ACCTATAGAGGAAGAATCCTCAGATGTCATGTCGGCACCGAAGCGGCCGGCTCCCGAGTCATCCGTCTCGTCGAAGAATACAAACTCACttagagtttctaaaaaaatgcCGTCACTTCCCCTCGAGGGACCTTCTGCTGTGTCCGAGACGCCTCTTGAATCCGCGAGCGATTTGTTCTCTGGACGGGCAGAACATCTCGAGGAGGAACCGCggagcagaaagaggaaggagatggaggaggaggtgataAAGCTGGAGGAACTGGAGTCCATTATGTCCGAGGACATGGACTACCTGGACGATGAATCCCCAAGTGGTCACGGCCAGAAAGAGAAAGTAGCGGTGCGCCGCGGTTTGGCCAAGCAGATGCAGAGTTCACACACTCTGGAGTCTTCAGCTAAGAAGCAGCGCGTCCACCAAGAGCAAACGGCAGGAGCAGGTCAGAGGCCTGGCTTGGGTCTGGATAAGGAACGTTCCCAACAGAACCTCGGGGAACAATCTGACCGGCACGATGTCTCCAATAAGACAGACAACAACATTTCACCTAATCACGACTCTAGTAGACCCCCTAAAACACCTGTTGCCACTGCAACTGAAGAGAAAAAGGTTTTCGAAGATGATGATGCATCTTTTATTGAG GATGTAGAGCTACTTCAAGTAGATATTCCCCAGCCTGCAGAAGAGACCAAAGCTTCTGTCAAGCCTGTGCAGATCAAGGAAGAAGTGAAA GAGTCAAAGATCGACGAAGATGTTCCCAAAAAGTTGCTGATGGTGGAGTTTCGGTCTCTCACGGTTACTGCTCCTTCAAAACCCAAACCCAAACAGCCTCAGAACAACGGACACGCCAAGAACTTCAAATGTTTCCGCAAG AAACACCTTCCTGGCGCGGAGGGCTTCCCGCACATCATCGGAGGATCCGATCTGCTGGTTCACAACAGGGGCACAAACTCAGATCTGGATGAATGGCTGAAAGGCGCAGCTGAG GGGGAGCGTCAGAACAAGAGGGAAGAAATGATGGGAGATGATCTGTTCAG gtacAATCCCACCAAACTGACCAAGAGAAGATGA
- the LOC103478138 gene encoding prostate-associated microseminoprotein-like: MANAREVLLSSLLLLGVSLPCFSVYNSGECFFNTKASCEYTGQVYGIGESWITSDCYQCVCLEPFGVGCCDLATKPVDYPEWCEVIRKPDSCTSVAVMRVNHKLPCLWGQGRLRTAGQPWKSDNDPLF, encoded by the exons ATGGCCAACGCAAGGGAAGTACTTTTATCTTCACTGTTGCTCCTGGGAGTCAGTCTGCCCTGCTTCTCGGTGTATAACAGTGGCGAATGCTTCTTCAACACTAAAG CAAGCTGTGAATACACGGGTCAGGTGTACGGCATTGGGGAGAGCTGGATAACCAGTGACTGCTACCAGTGTGTCTGCTTGGAGCCTTTTGGAGTGGGATGTTGTGACCT TGCGACCAAGCCCGTTGACTACCCAGAATGGTGCGAAGTCATTCGTAAACCGGATTCTTGCACCAGCGTTGCTGTGATGAGAGTCAATCACAAATTACCTTGTCTCTGGGGACAAGGACGTCTCAGAACAGCCGGGCAGCCATGGAAATCTGACAATgatcctttattttaa